The Styela clava chromosome 13, kaStyClav1.hap1.2, whole genome shotgun sequence genome has a window encoding:
- the LOC120332346 gene encoding uncharacterized protein LOC120332346 isoform X2, with amino-acid sequence MAEVAYGNFQYQGYPAQGLNNIQQFNHGVVPNGGYVHPGAGRYNPYQRPSPPMPHVRNRQSPPLMAYKPAQMVNRHQQGMHGWNNFNNNNAKQHEDYNANSQPITITNGNWQHGNWIQQQHNRASPPIMQHQNPTIQQPYRQSTSPVVQGMPNPYDQVATMRRRMSSSSQSSDYGATPGMQGHGNDNRWMVSPSPTGNTTFPNNQFQQQHGGFNGSQVSPNPGAIPAWNSNPSHPYSTPSPMSSISSENSSPPPMVPFVQPPQPPKFRHPASVHPSIPGIQPPIPQIPRPPQVPIVPSDVPPGTTTGTSGNDWEVNCLGAKVKLRNSDLWKNFESVVMEMVISKHGRRMFPVLEYDVKGLHPQKLYSVFVDFVLANKYVWKFSEQKWNPSGLAPEEDFYDKSHRVCLHPDSPASGDVWNKRGVSFSKMKLSNHLHNDSDKLSLKSLHKYQPRLHVVEVDPRDPSIQTNLRTFIIPKTQFMTVTLYHNTDVAQLKINLNPFARCFRDKDISPRSVESAPSPSDKNEPDSSRLDDVTSPWNQQNNDATIANEPQAIVKVENPVKDTELQRAKHFMQQQLNTMTQLVRAQDTAGIDVKTEENNSLANVDFDRELEGLLSNMSEGKDTTTQHSDPSKKTVHHFGPSVSSDIIKTPSAKRLKTNNGNPLDKYELLNVDRCFPPNAIAPLSNTLPFDLARVKTEALSKGGANTQLPTFFRCSYYQEQAAQQANTSTQNKDSNSSLPVIYIPKSTTTITSTPSSSSGESSPIPGRMGESPGTASHVMPIPNIEKADILSAAFNATNAFSTSPIVKDDITDATKKIMTSPAPSASSPESMTQFNPCPLPTLSPNALQQFLDADINDMMSGNKRKCSFDDDIDDDVFGGSDETSLLNACDIFNPQNQQFLPSHNFFVEQK; translated from the exons ATGGCAGAAGTTGCGTATGGCAATTTTCAATACCAGGGGTATCCAGCACAAGGCCTGAACAACATACAGCAATTCAACCATGGGGTAGTGCCGAACGGTGGTTACGTTCACCCAGGAGCGGGAAGGTATAATCCTTACCAACGGCCTTCACCGCCTATGCCACACGTGAGAAACAGGCAGAGTCCACCCTTAATGGCTTACAAGCCAGCTCAGATGGTAAACAGGCACCAACAAGGAATGCATGGATGGAATAACTTTAACAACAATAATGCGAAGCAGCATGAAGACTACAATGCAAATTCCCAGCCGATAACGATTACAAACGGGAATTGGCAACATGGAAATTGGATTCAGCAACAACACAACCGCGCTTCGCCTCCCATAATGCAACATCAAAATCCCACAATTCAACAGCCGTACAGACAAAGTACGAGTCCGGTCGTTCAAGGAATGCCAAACCCTTATGACCAG GTTGCAACGATGCGTAGGCGAATGTCCTCTTCATCACAGAGCTCAGATTATGGCGCCACCCCGGGTATGCAAGGGCATGGTAATGACAACCGCTGGATGGTGTCACCGAGCCCAACAGGGAATACGACGTTCCCAAACAACCAGTTTCAACAACAGCACGGTGGATTTAATGGCTCTCAAGTGTCCCCAAATCCAGGGGCCATACCAGCGTGGAACTCAAATCCATCTCATCCGTATAGCACCCCATCTCCAATGTCTAGTATCTCAAGTGAGAACTCTTCTCCGCCTCCAATGGTTCCATTTGTTCAGCCACCGCAACCCCCTAAATTTCGACATCCTGCTAGTGTTCACCCCTCTATTCCGGGAATTCAGCCACCAATACCACAAATTCCAAGACCGCCTCAA GTTCCGATAGTACCGTCAGATGTGCCACCCGGAACAACGACCGGAACTAGTGGAAATGATTGGGAAGTCAATTGCTTGGGGGCAAAGGTCAAATTAAGAAATAGCGATTTGTGGAAGAATTTTGAAAGCGTAGTCATGGAAAtggtcatcagcaaacatgggAG ACGAATGTTCCCTGTCTTGGAATATGACGTGAAAGGTCTACATCCACAGAAGCTGTACAGTGTATTCGTCGATTTTGTTCTTGCAAATAAATACGTGTGGAAATTCAG TGAACAAAAATGGAATCCATCTGGTCTTGCCCCGGAAGAAGATTTCTACGATAAAAGCCACAGGGTTTGCCTTCATCCCGACTCTCCCGCATCTGGGGATGTTTGGAATAAACGTGGTGTTAGTTTTTCAAAGATGAAATTGAGCAACCATCTTCACAATGATAGCGATAAG CTTTCTTTGAAATCACTTCACAAATATCAACCGCGCCTCCACGTGGTAGAAGTTGACCCCCGTGACCCTTCAATTCAAACCAATCTTCGAACGTTCATCATCCCGAAGACACAATTCATGACAGTAACGTTATACCATAACACAGAT GTAGCTCAACTCAAGATCAACCTCAACCCGTTTGCAAGATGTTTTAGAGATAAAGATATCAG CCCTAGATCAGTAGAAAGTGCACCGTCGCCATCGGATAAAAACGAACCAGATTCGTCACGACTTGATGACGTCACCTCTCCATGGAATCAACAAAATAATGACGCAACAATAGCGAATGAACCTCAAGCTATAGTCAAAGTTGAAAACCCAGTTAAAGATACGGAATTACAAAGAGCAAAGCACTTTATGCAACAACAATTAAATACGATGACACAACTCGTGAGAGCTCAAG ATACAGCGGGTATTGATGTGAAAACTGAAGAAAACAACAGTCTAGCTAACGTCGATTTTGACCGTGAATTGGAAGGATTACTCAGCAATATGTCAGAGGGAAAAGATACAACTACACAACATTCTGATCCGTCAAAGAAAACTGTTCATCATTTTGGCCCAAGTGTATCCAGTGATATAATCAAGACACCGAGCGCTAAAAGATTGAAGACTAATAATGGAAATCCACTG gACAAATACGAATTATTAAACGTGGATCGGTGCTTTCCTCCTAATGCTATTGCACCTTTGAGCAACACGTTACCTTTTGACCTGGCCCGGGTGAAGACGGAAGCTTTAAGTAAAG GCGGTGCCAATACCCAACTACCGACTTTCTTCAGGTGCAGTTACTACCAAGAACAAGCAGCCCAGCAAGCTAACACATCTACGCAAAATAAAG ATTCAAATTCAAGTCTACCCGTTATCTACATTCCTAAATCAACAACCACAATTACCTCAACGCCGTCAAGTTCGTCCGGCGAGTCGTCACCAATCCCCGGCAGAATGGGGGAGTCCCCAGGGACTGCTTCACATGTGATGCCTATACCCAATATAGAAAAGGCGGACATTTTAAGCGCTGCTTTTAACGCTACAAATGCATTTTCTACATCACCAATTGTAAAAGATGACATTACAGAcgctacaaaaaaaataatgacgTCACCAGCGCCGTCTGCGTCATCACCCGAATCGATGACGCAATTTAATCCTTGCCCACTGCCAACTCTTTCACCGAACGCATTGCAACAATTTTTGGACGCGGATATAAACGATATGATGTCGGGAAATAAACGGAAGTGTTCTTTTGATGACGACATTGATGATGACGTATTTGGAGGAAGTGACGAAACGTCGTTACTGAATGCTTGTGATATTTTTAACCCTCAAAATCAACAGTTTTTGCCGAGTCATAATTTTTTCGTTGAACAGaaataa
- the LOC120332346 gene encoding uncharacterized protein LOC120332346 isoform X1, with protein MAEVAYGNFQYQGYPAQGLNNIQQFNHGVVPNGGYVHPGAGRYNPYQRPSPPMPHVRNRQSPPLMAYKPAQMVNRHQQGMHGWNNFNNNNAKQHEDYNANSQPITITNGNWQHGNWIQQQHNRASPPIMQHQNPTIQQPYRQSTSPVVQGMPNPYDQVATMRRRMSSSSQSSDYGATPGMQGHGNDNRWMVSPSPTGNTTFPNNQFQQQHGGFNGSQVSPNPGAIPAWNSNPSHPYSTPSPMSSISSENSSPPPMVPFVQPPQPPKFRHPASVHPSIPGIQPPIPQIPRPPQVPIVPSDVPPGTTTGTSGNDWEVNCLGAKVKLRNSDLWKNFESVVMEMVISKHGRRMFPVLEYDVKGLHPQKLYSVFVDFVLANKYVWKFSEQKWNPSGLAPEEDFYDKSHRVCLHPDSPASGDVWNKRGVSFSKMKLSNHLHNDSDKLSLKSLHKYQPRLHVVEVDPRDPSIQTNLRTFIIPKTQFMTVTLYHNTDVAQLKINLNPFARCFRDKDISPRSVESAPSPSDKNEPDSSRLDDVTSPWNQQNNDATIANEPQAIVKVENPVKDTELQRAKHFMQQQLNTMTQLVRAQDALSTNQSSTTIPTIDTAGIDVKTEENNSLANVDFDRELEGLLSNMSEGKDTTTQHSDPSKKTVHHFGPSVSSDIIKTPSAKRLKTNNGNPLDKYELLNVDRCFPPNAIAPLSNTLPFDLARVKTEALSKGGANTQLPTFFRCSYYQEQAAQQANTSTQNKDSNSSLPVIYIPKSTTTITSTPSSSSGESSPIPGRMGESPGTASHVMPIPNIEKADILSAAFNATNAFSTSPIVKDDITDATKKIMTSPAPSASSPESMTQFNPCPLPTLSPNALQQFLDADINDMMSGNKRKCSFDDDIDDDVFGGSDETSLLNACDIFNPQNQQFLPSHNFFVEQK; from the exons ATGGCAGAAGTTGCGTATGGCAATTTTCAATACCAGGGGTATCCAGCACAAGGCCTGAACAACATACAGCAATTCAACCATGGGGTAGTGCCGAACGGTGGTTACGTTCACCCAGGAGCGGGAAGGTATAATCCTTACCAACGGCCTTCACCGCCTATGCCACACGTGAGAAACAGGCAGAGTCCACCCTTAATGGCTTACAAGCCAGCTCAGATGGTAAACAGGCACCAACAAGGAATGCATGGATGGAATAACTTTAACAACAATAATGCGAAGCAGCATGAAGACTACAATGCAAATTCCCAGCCGATAACGATTACAAACGGGAATTGGCAACATGGAAATTGGATTCAGCAACAACACAACCGCGCTTCGCCTCCCATAATGCAACATCAAAATCCCACAATTCAACAGCCGTACAGACAAAGTACGAGTCCGGTCGTTCAAGGAATGCCAAACCCTTATGACCAG GTTGCAACGATGCGTAGGCGAATGTCCTCTTCATCACAGAGCTCAGATTATGGCGCCACCCCGGGTATGCAAGGGCATGGTAATGACAACCGCTGGATGGTGTCACCGAGCCCAACAGGGAATACGACGTTCCCAAACAACCAGTTTCAACAACAGCACGGTGGATTTAATGGCTCTCAAGTGTCCCCAAATCCAGGGGCCATACCAGCGTGGAACTCAAATCCATCTCATCCGTATAGCACCCCATCTCCAATGTCTAGTATCTCAAGTGAGAACTCTTCTCCGCCTCCAATGGTTCCATTTGTTCAGCCACCGCAACCCCCTAAATTTCGACATCCTGCTAGTGTTCACCCCTCTATTCCGGGAATTCAGCCACCAATACCACAAATTCCAAGACCGCCTCAA GTTCCGATAGTACCGTCAGATGTGCCACCCGGAACAACGACCGGAACTAGTGGAAATGATTGGGAAGTCAATTGCTTGGGGGCAAAGGTCAAATTAAGAAATAGCGATTTGTGGAAGAATTTTGAAAGCGTAGTCATGGAAAtggtcatcagcaaacatgggAG ACGAATGTTCCCTGTCTTGGAATATGACGTGAAAGGTCTACATCCACAGAAGCTGTACAGTGTATTCGTCGATTTTGTTCTTGCAAATAAATACGTGTGGAAATTCAG TGAACAAAAATGGAATCCATCTGGTCTTGCCCCGGAAGAAGATTTCTACGATAAAAGCCACAGGGTTTGCCTTCATCCCGACTCTCCCGCATCTGGGGATGTTTGGAATAAACGTGGTGTTAGTTTTTCAAAGATGAAATTGAGCAACCATCTTCACAATGATAGCGATAAG CTTTCTTTGAAATCACTTCACAAATATCAACCGCGCCTCCACGTGGTAGAAGTTGACCCCCGTGACCCTTCAATTCAAACCAATCTTCGAACGTTCATCATCCCGAAGACACAATTCATGACAGTAACGTTATACCATAACACAGAT GTAGCTCAACTCAAGATCAACCTCAACCCGTTTGCAAGATGTTTTAGAGATAAAGATATCAG CCCTAGATCAGTAGAAAGTGCACCGTCGCCATCGGATAAAAACGAACCAGATTCGTCACGACTTGATGACGTCACCTCTCCATGGAATCAACAAAATAATGACGCAACAATAGCGAATGAACCTCAAGCTATAGTCAAAGTTGAAAACCCAGTTAAAGATACGGAATTACAAAGAGCAAAGCACTTTATGCAACAACAATTAAATACGATGACACAACTCGTGAGAGCTCAAG ACGCGTTATCCACAAACCAATCTTCAACTACAATTCCTACCATAGATACAGCGGGTATTGATGTGAAAACTGAAGAAAACAACAGTCTAGCTAACGTCGATTTTGACCGTGAATTGGAAGGATTACTCAGCAATATGTCAGAGGGAAAAGATACAACTACACAACATTCTGATCCGTCAAAGAAAACTGTTCATCATTTTGGCCCAAGTGTATCCAGTGATATAATCAAGACACCGAGCGCTAAAAGATTGAAGACTAATAATGGAAATCCACTG gACAAATACGAATTATTAAACGTGGATCGGTGCTTTCCTCCTAATGCTATTGCACCTTTGAGCAACACGTTACCTTTTGACCTGGCCCGGGTGAAGACGGAAGCTTTAAGTAAAG GCGGTGCCAATACCCAACTACCGACTTTCTTCAGGTGCAGTTACTACCAAGAACAAGCAGCCCAGCAAGCTAACACATCTACGCAAAATAAAG ATTCAAATTCAAGTCTACCCGTTATCTACATTCCTAAATCAACAACCACAATTACCTCAACGCCGTCAAGTTCGTCCGGCGAGTCGTCACCAATCCCCGGCAGAATGGGGGAGTCCCCAGGGACTGCTTCACATGTGATGCCTATACCCAATATAGAAAAGGCGGACATTTTAAGCGCTGCTTTTAACGCTACAAATGCATTTTCTACATCACCAATTGTAAAAGATGACATTACAGAcgctacaaaaaaaataatgacgTCACCAGCGCCGTCTGCGTCATCACCCGAATCGATGACGCAATTTAATCCTTGCCCACTGCCAACTCTTTCACCGAACGCATTGCAACAATTTTTGGACGCGGATATAAACGATATGATGTCGGGAAATAAACGGAAGTGTTCTTTTGATGACGACATTGATGATGACGTATTTGGAGGAAGTGACGAAACGTCGTTACTGAATGCTTGTGATATTTTTAACCCTCAAAATCAACAGTTTTTGCCGAGTCATAATTTTTTCGTTGAACAGaaataa